The Vicia villosa cultivar HV-30 ecotype Madison, WI linkage group LG1, Vvil1.0, whole genome shotgun sequence genome includes a region encoding these proteins:
- the LOC131593221 gene encoding uncharacterized protein LOC131593221 — MKNFTKVEVEHIPREHNYRADVLPKLASTRKKGGNKSVIQEILSRPSVDKSAPHIPVLAIGDDHCWMTPMYNFVTKDELPSDAKEASAVKRRACSYVIVEDKLYRRGFSIPLLKCVDASQALEILQELHGGINGQHLGGRSLARKALRAGYYWPTMQQNAKEHVQKCDKCQLHADMHLAPPHELKSLSSPWPFSVWGMDLIGPFPAIITDNGIQLTERKFQEFVYKLGTKQHFTSVEHPQTNGQAEEANRVILQGLKRRLGEAKKAWVEELHSVLWAYRTTPHLSTGETPFRLTYGTEAVIPMEIREPSRRTESPLEEELNDEAMREELDMVEEIQMGSSLREAKLKQQIALRHNTKVIKRKFEVGALVLRRNMKDSREGKLAPN; from the exons ATGAAAAACTTCACGAAAGTAGAAGTCGAGCATATACCTCGGGAGCATAATTATCGGGCCGACGTCCTACCCAAACTCGCGAGCACGAGGAAGAAAGGCGGCAACAAGTCAGTGATCCAAGAGATCCTTTCAAGACCGAGTGTAGACAAGAGTGCACCCCATATACCAGTGCTCGCCATTGgcgacgaccattgctggatgaccccgatGTATAACTTCGTCACAAAGGACGAGCTACCATCGGACGCGAAGGAAGCCTCCGCAGTAAAAAGACGAGCCTGTTCATACGTCATCGTCGAAGACAAGCTATACCGGCGAGGGTTCTCCATCCCTCTTCTCAAATGTGTCGACGCTTCCCAAGCACTCGAGATACTGCAGGAGCTTCACGGGGGGATCAACGGCCAACACCTCGGCGGTCGATCACTAGCAAGAAAAGCTCTCAGAGCCGGatactattggccgaccatgcagcaaaaCGCCAAAGAGCATGTCCAGAAATGCGATAAATGTCAGCTccacgccgacatgcacctagctcccccACACGAGCTTAAATCCTTATCATCACCCTGGCCATTCTCCGTTTGGGGAATGGACCTCATCGGACCATTCCCG GCAATAATAACCGACAACGGCATCCAACTCACCGAAAGAAAATTCCAAGAGTTCGTGTACAAGCTCGGCACCAAGCAGCATTTCACGTCGGTGGAACACCCCCAAACGAATGGGCAAGCCGAGGAAGCTAACCGAGTCATCCTCCAAGGACTGAAACGGAGACTCGGCGAAGCTAAGAAAGCTTGGGTCGAGGAGCTGCACAGCGTACTCTGGGCATATAGGACGACGCCGCATTTGAGCACAGGCGAAACCCCATTTAGATTAACCtatggcaccgaagccgtgatccccatGGAAATCCGGGAACCTTCTCGTCGAACCGAGTCACCTCttgaagaagaactcaacgacgaggctatgagggaagaactcgatatGGTCGAAGAGATCCAAATGGGGTCTTCCCTCCGTGAAGCCAAGCTGAAGCAACAGATAGCTCTGCGCCATAACACCAAAGTCATCAAACGCAAGTTCGAAGttggcgccctagtgctccgcagaaacatgaaagactcgcgcgaaggCAAACTCGCCCCAAACTag
- the LOC131593225 gene encoding uncharacterized protein LOC131593225, translating to MEKPPTLDLYDGTTDPDDHIRSIEAVMDYHVVRGSIKCRIFPTTLRKGAMTWYRNLPLNSIHSWAELKKLFSNHFKASRRQPKSEATLEAVIQGTDEPLREYLDRFNKEAVQVQTTDHMKRYLLERGLLPGSDFKKAIKIEKVRTMDALLLKAQAYIAFEEGKAAVKKASRGNDTARSSSRGHEKRKDDRPRDTKEHRGPSGRFNDYTPLERLTRAYPARMPEHRVQKFQR from the coding sequence ATGGAGAAACCTCCAACCCTGGACCTTTACGACGGGACCACAGATCCCGACGATCATATACGGAGCATCGAAGCCGTCATGGACTACCATGTGGTCCGAGGATCCATCAAATGTCGGATCTTTCCGACCACACTCAGAAAGGGAGCAATGACCTGGTACAGGAATCTTCCTCtcaactccatccactcctgggcAGAACTCAAGAAGCTCTTCTCCAACCACTTCAAGGCCTCTCGCCGACAACCGAAATCCGAAGCGACCCTCGAAGCTGTCATCCAGGGTACCGACGAGCCTCTTCGGGAATatctcgacaggttcaacaaagaggccgtccaagtgcagacgACCGACCATATGAAAAGGTACCTCCTCGAACGAGGACTCCTCCCTGGGAgcgacttcaagaaggccatcaAAATTGAGAAGGTGCGCACCATGGACGCTCTCCTCCTCAAAGCCCAAGCTTATATTGCTTTCGAGGAAGGCAAAGCAGCCGTGAAGAAAGCCTCAAGAGGCAACGACACTGCCCGCAGCTCGAGCCGAGGCCATGAGAAAAGGAAAGATGACAGGCCCCGCGACACGAAGGAACACAGGGGACCATCTGGTCGTTTCAATGACTACACCCCACTTGAACGTCTCACGCGAGCATATCCTGCTCGAATGCCAGAGCATCGAGTTCAAAAATTCCAACGTTAA